GTGATATTTCTTGGGCTAGAGTTTAGCAGATCAAATAAAGGCATTCTAGTGAATCAATAGAAGTATGCATTGGATCTAATTAGTGACATGGGGTTGAGTGGAGCAAAACTTGTAGCTACTCCACTAGACATGAACACAAAACTAACTCCAGTGGAGCATGCTAAAATCAGTGGtttagatggtgatgaagaactGGCAGACAAAGAAACTTACCAGAAACTTGTTGGGAAACTATTATATTTAACACTCACCAGACCAGATATATGTTATGGAGTACAGACATTAAGTCAATATATGCAACAGCCTAAGAGATCACACATGAAAGGAGGATTGATAATTGTAAGATACATCAAGAATCAACCAGGACTTGGAATTCTTATGAGCAACAAGCAATCTAATAATCTACAGGCATTCTGTGATACTGATTGGGGAGCATGCCCCAACACAAGAAGGCCAGTAACTGGTTTCTTAGTAAAACATGGAGATACT
Above is a genomic segment from Capsicum annuum cultivar UCD-10X-F1 unplaced genomic scaffold, UCD10Xv1.1 ctg46517, whole genome shotgun sequence containing:
- the LOC124892383 gene encoding uncharacterized mitochondrial protein AtMg00810-like, which produces MGLSGAKLVATPLDMNTKLTPVEHAKISGLDGDEELADKETYQKLVGKLLYLTLTRPDICYGVQTLSQYMQQPKRSHMKGGLIIVRYIKNQPGLGILMSNKQSNNLQAFCDTDWGACPNTRRPVTGFLVKHGDTLIAWKSKKQSTVSRSSAEAEYRSMASTVAEIIWITGLFRELGEEVNMLVDLLCDSKSAL